In Longimicrobiaceae bacterium, the DNA window CTGCACCTCCCTTGAGGCAACTCCGCGCCCCTCGTAGATTTGCCCGTCCACCACCCGATCCACGCGCCGGAGACCCATGACCCGAACCTGTCCCTCGTGCCAGAAGCCGGCCACCGGCCGCTTCTGCTCCAGCTGCGGCGTCGCCGTGGACGCCGAGTGCCGCGAGTGCGGGAACGCCCTCCCGCCGGGCGCCCGCTTCTGCAACGAGTGCGGAGCCGCCGCGGGCGGCCCGGCCGCCGCCCCGGACGCGGCCCCCGCCTCCCGCGCGAACCTGGTCCCCTGGGCGGTGGCCGGGGTGGCGGTGCTCGCGCTGGCCGCGGTGCTGGCCTGGGCC includes these proteins:
- a CDS encoding zinc ribbon domain-containing protein; its protein translation is MTRTCPSCQKPATGRFCSSCGVAVDAECRECGNALPPGARFCNECGAAAGGPAAAPDAAPASRANLVPWAVAGVAVLALAAVLAWA